Proteins encoded in a region of the Planctomicrobium piriforme genome:
- a CDS encoding phytanoyl-CoA dioxygenase family protein translates to MSQTTPVFQAVPDVDDLARIPRDLRFHPTRNEHPRSLTPEQIAQFNAQGFVRPVSIFSTEEITEIRNYFDRLLERVVAEGGNSYSISSAHLKYGKVYDILSDRRIVDCVSDLLGENVVGWGSHFFCKMPHDGKSVAWHQDASYWPLSPSKAVTVWLAIDDADVENANMRFISGSHHVGHLTFRPSSPEDHNVLNQTVENPEQYGEIVNDELKAGQISLHSDLLLHGSEANNSDRRRCGLTIRYAAADVRAAMEWNQKGVWVRGSDATGHWTNRPRPAID, encoded by the coding sequence ATGTCGCAGACCACTCCTGTGTTTCAGGCCGTTCCGGACGTCGATGACCTCGCCCGTATTCCGCGCGATCTGCGTTTTCATCCGACTCGCAACGAGCATCCCCGCAGTCTGACGCCCGAGCAGATCGCGCAGTTCAATGCGCAAGGGTTCGTGCGGCCAGTCTCGATCTTCAGCACGGAAGAGATCACCGAGATCCGCAACTACTTCGACCGCTTGCTGGAACGGGTGGTTGCTGAAGGCGGGAACAGTTATTCGATCAGCTCGGCCCACCTGAAGTATGGGAAGGTGTACGATATTCTGTCGGACCGCCGGATTGTGGATTGCGTGAGCGATCTGCTGGGTGAGAACGTCGTCGGCTGGGGCTCGCACTTCTTCTGCAAGATGCCGCACGACGGCAAGTCGGTCGCCTGGCATCAGGATGCCAGCTACTGGCCCCTCTCGCCGTCGAAAGCGGTGACAGTCTGGCTGGCGATTGATGATGCGGACGTAGAGAACGCGAATATGCGTTTCATCTCCGGGTCACACCATGTGGGGCATCTGACGTTCCGGCCGAGCAGCCCGGAAGATCACAACGTGCTCAATCAGACGGTCGAGAACCCCGAGCAGTACGGTGAAATCGTCAATGACGAGTTGAAGGCCGGTCAGATCTCGCTGCATTCCGACCTGTTGCTGCATGGCTCGGAAGCGAACAACAGCGATCGGCGTCGCTGCGGATTGACCATTCGCTATGCCGCTGCCGATGTGCGGGCAGCGATGGAGTGGAACCAGAAGGGGGTCTGGGTTCGCGGCAGTGATGCGACCGGGCACTGGACGAACCGCCCGCGACCGGCGATTGACTAG